One region of Culex pipiens pallens isolate TS chromosome 2, TS_CPP_V2, whole genome shotgun sequence genomic DNA includes:
- the LOC120414046 gene encoding juvenile hormone acid O-methyltransferase-like: MNNADLYAKSHTIQFEVNAEILQQFDYLVNWDKFVKIKLLDIGCGDGDFLVNVLLKKLDNRCEVLGVDIFQDMVDIAAKKFGSMPNVKFTKFDITAIDLSELLKSGPFNLITSFVCLNWVRNQRQAFVNIYQLLAKEGQLFCTFVRNDALKLVYQELAKDPRWSPFMTDWNDFTAPYVDVEDWRQVLGEHLKVAGFTDFRMEVSHGPYHFRSEQELKDMLHSVNPFALRIPEELEVKYVKDLLKEFQRQSKSPVKYPYEMIILYASK; this comes from the exons ATGAATAACGCGGACTTGTACGCAAAATCACACACGATCCAGTTCGAGGTGAACGCAGAGATATTGCAGCAGTTTGATTATTTGGTAAATTGGGATAAATTCGTGAAAATCAAGCTACTGGATATTGGTTGTGGCGATGGTGATTTTTTGGTGAATGTTTTGCTGAAGAAGCTGGATAACAGGTGTGAAGTTCTTGGGGTAGACATCTTCCAAGATATGGTGGACATTGCTGCGAAAAAGTTTGGCTCAATGCCAAATGTGAAGTTTACAAAGTTTGACATAACAGCGATCGATTTGTCTGAATTGTTAAAAAGTGGACCCTTTAATTTGATTACCTCATTCGTGTGCTTGAACTGGGTCCGAAATCAGCGACAAGCTTTCGTCAATATTTATCAGCTGTTGGCTAAAGAAGGGCAGCTGTTTTGTACTTTTGTGCGGAATGATGCTCTGAAGTTGGTGTATCAAGAGTTGGCCAAGGATCCACGATGGTCGCCATTTATGACAGATTGGAACGATTTCACTGCACCTTACGTCGACGTTGAAGATTGGAGACAAGTTCTTGGAGAACACTTGAAGGTGGCAGGATTCACGGATTTTCGAATGGAAGTTTCCCATGGACCGTATCACTTTAGATCGGAGCAGGAATTGAAAG ATATGCTACATTCAGTTAATCCTTTTGCCTTAAGAATCCCTGAAGAACTAGAGGTCAAATACGTGAAAGACTTACTCAAAGAATTCCAGCGACAATCCAAATCTCCGGTAAAATATCcttatgaaatgattattttataCGCTagtaaataa